gaaggaatgcatcattgcatgtgctcgatattgcatgtgcccgaaggaatgcatcattgcatgtgctcgatattgcatgtgcccgaaggaatgcatcattgcatgtgctcgatattgcatgtgcccgaaggaatgcatcattgcatgtgctcgatattgcatgtgcccgaaggaatgcatcattgcatgtgctcgatattgcatgtgcccgaaggaatgcatcattgcatgtgctcgatattgcatgtgcccgaaggaatgcatcattgcatgtgctcgatattgcatgtgcccgaaggaatgcatcattgcatgtgctcgatattgcatgtgcccgaaggaatgcatcattgcatgtgctcgatattgcatgtgcccgaaggaatgcatcattgcatgtgctcgatattgcatgtgcccgaaggaatgcatcattgcatgtgctcgatattgcatgtgcccgaaggaatgcatcattgcatgtgctcgatattgcatgtgcccgaaggaatgcatcattgcatgtgctcgatattgcatgtgcccgaaggaatgcatcattgcatgtgctcgatattgcatgtgcccgaaggaatgcatcattgcatgtgctcgatattgcatgtgcccgaaggaatgcatcattgcatgtgctcgatattgcatgtgcccgaaggaatgcatcattgcatgtgctcgatattgcatgtgcccgaaggaatgcatcattgcatgtgctcgatattgcatgtgcccgaaggaatgcatcattgcatgtgctcgatattgcatgtgcccgaaggaatgcatcattgcatgtgctcgatattgcatgtgcccgaaggaatgcatcattgcatgtgctcgatattgcatgtgcccgaagaaatgcatcattgcatgtgctcgatactacatgtgcccgaagaaattcATCATTGGAcgtgctcgatattgcatgtgcccggAGGAATTCATCATCGCATTGTGCCCGAAGTTTGCATAAGCCTAAGATTGCATCGTGCTCGAAGTTTTCATGTGCTCGAATCAAATCAAGTCATAAGTATCAACAGATGCCAAAAACAGATACGCTCTCTTTACTCATTACTTACATTCCAAAGGCGTCATCCTCCAAAGGCATCATCTTTCATGGCCTGCGGACTTCATGTCATGTCCTGAGGACTTATTTTATGCTTACCATGTCCCTAAGGTATCATAGTCTAAAGACATCATCCCCATGGCCTGCGGACATTATATCATGACCTAAGGGTTTAATTTCTGTCTATCATGATCCGAAGGTGTCATAGTCTAAAGGCGTCATTTTCATGGCCTACAGACAACATTTCCATGACCTGAGGATACACTTTGCATATCATGGCCCTAGACATCATATCCTAAGATGTCATTTTTTCATGATCTTAAGGCAAACATTCATGGTCAACATGGGAATTGCATCATGTTTACATTTACCgcttattttgatatatatatgttctaaTTACTCCATTTAAGTTTTATTACAAGTTACAGATGTGCCGATTACAGACAAAGTCTCCTTCTGAACAACTGTTCACTTTCTTACAAACAAAGGCTCCGACAAATTCTTGACTATTCGCATCGTGACCCATCTATCATTCAGGCTACCATGAAGATATCTTCGGATTCAACTACCACTGTAACCTACTGTCTCTTCATCTAGGCTCGTCcaccttacaatgcgacatctaggttCGTTCGCCTTataatgcgacatctaggctcggcccccttacaatgcgacatctaggctcgtccgccttacaatgtgacatctaggctcgtccgccttacaatgcgacatctaggctcgtccgccttacaataggacatttaggctcgtctgccttaaaACGACATTTAGGTTTGTCCATCTTATAGGACATTTAGGTCGTCCAccttaaagggacatttaggCTTGTTCGCCTCATAGGACATTTATTCGTCCGCTTTATAAGATATTTAGGCCGTCCGCCTTAAAATGACacttaggctcgtccgccttaaaatGACGTTTAGACTCTCCTAACAACCAgagatttttcttatattattatatctttatACTATCAAATCTGTTGGAGTTTGACGTTATTCTTCAGAGATGGGCCAAAGACTATCAAGGCTTGCACTACGTCTCAAAACAGATACGCTTCTTATCACCTtttgtcatttatttagaactcatattttatcattattggtCATACATTATTTATAAGCTAACATTTTATCTAGAATTTGCAGATATGATCGATCGCTCCTTGATTACAATTATCATGATATCATCTATCACAACGAAGACCCTATCAATTCTTCACTTTTCATACTCCGAACCTTGCTCAAATGCTGATATCCTCACTCTATCATGCTGCTTCTCTATCACGCTCTTCTAGCCTCTCAATCTCTCTTTTCTCGCTGCTCTATTCTTATCCATTCAAGTCGATATCGTGCCTTTCAAATACCTTAGCGctctttcaatttttaagagTTTCATTTGCTCTTGAATCTATAACTACACACGACCTGATTCTCGTATAACCAGAGATATGTAGGCGACTTAAAACCAAAGTCTCGGTCGTACCCTTTTTTCAACTCTACTTCGCTTCAATTGATCCACTGACATCTGTCGTCGGTCGGACAAAATCGGCTACTAAGTCAACGTTGGTTGCCtgacaattcattcttcattctcaatcaaccaaggggcagctgttgacacccaattttgaccgacctttaaccattttcAGGATtatattcgattaaatacgtaatttaaaatttacttaaagttttgaagttttagtcgatttttctcaaaattatattttagtatcgtttactttataaaattattgtaaatattattatattttaaaattattaatgaatttcaaatgttttaaaatttaaatgattttcaattatataaatatattttaatgtatgtagtattttaattaaatagtaattcctacactttccttaaaaattatttatattctagcctattctattctaatttcttccaattctagccactccacttcaaattttatttcaatcatagccgctctttcatttcaattctagccaatttaattgcaattttagccattcCATATCTTTGCCAATTTAATTTCAAGACTTGATCTTTTGATCTCAACCGTCCATCTAAACTAATCCTATGGTTCATATTTAATCTACCTATTCTAACTAAAAGAAcctaaacctaaaattttaacccattcttcttcctcttccttccTCACCAGCCGCCGCCTCTCTCCCTTCTTGTCTTCCCCCTCTTCCTCTCCAACCATCCCTCTCTCCCTTCTCCGCCCAACACCGCCCGTCTCTCCTCCCTTCTTTCCCTTTCCCTCTTCTTCCCTTCTTTCTCCCTTCTCTTCTCCTCCGCCTCCACCACTCTCTCCAGCGCCTCCCGCCAGCCCACAACAGTGACCGGCAAGCTGCCAGGCAGCTGCGACCAGCAGCCGCAAAACCAACCTCCTcccctctctctccctctcctcttcttcttccctCTCCCGTCGTTCCCCTTCCCCCTCTttctttcctcttcttctttctccccTTCCCGTCTCTTCTCTTCCCTTTCCTCTTCTCCTTTTGCAGGTACCAACGCCTCAATGGCCAGCACCACCGGTAGCCCGAGCAGCAGCAGCAGCGCCTGGAGAGGCACACGACAGCAGCAGCAGGCCAGAGCCAGCAGCCGCTGGCAGCCGCCTCCTCCTTCTCCCTCTTTCTCTCCTCTTCTCCGATCTCTCCTTCCTCTTCTTCTCCATCTCCTTTCTCTTTCCTCTGCAGGATGACCAGCAGCAAGGACGGACAACAATAATTCCGGCCAGCAGCAGCGACGCAAGGATAGCCGCAACAGCCCCAACGCCTCCACTTGTCTCTTTCTTTTTCCGGTGGAATCACCATCACCGTGCAACAAAAATCGGGTATTATCgcttaaaattatatttaatctcATTAGTTTGCTCCTAATTTGTAACTAAACCTTGATCTTTAGGATTATGATGTATTCATTATTGAAGAGCATTATTGATCTCCTTGTTTGCTTAATGTTTCACGGTGAAATCTTACTACTTGTCTTAATAGTTTGTTAATCTACCCACTTGCTTTCATTTCGTTTTCATGAAATGTTCATAATTGTGCTTAATCAATTCTTATTTATGAACTCTTGgcgatttttaatttttacttatcTGCCTGAGGTTCAAATTACcaatatttcacattttttttatatgatttgacTTGTTATTTGATGGAATGATTGTGGAAAATAACTATGGTAGAAATAGATTTTCTGTgccataaattattattttttctttttttcttatatctATTACGGTaagttttttctcaaattccTGCTAATTGAtcctctttttctctctttaattttattgttacttgtttatatttgacAATAAGATATGTAAATCTAATTTTGACtcctttgaaataaaaaaaaagtttaattgaTCTATTTTTCCTTATGTATAAACTTACtgatttcttacttgtttatctttggtaaaattatatttgactcttctttatttaagggaaatattttactcttatatgtttatatttggtaacagatttttaatataaaatctgATTTTGTCTCTTCCTTATTCAAGGTAAAAgattatttgtaattattttatttttgataatgaaatattcttataattttctgattttagCTCCCCtctaaattaaggaaaatggttTAATAATTGATtccttaatatatttatttcccTTATTAAGTGCACccctctttgctatataaataagacccCCTCCCTTCATTActcaaaaaaaaactcatacaCTCATTCGCTCTCAATCACAAGTTCTCTCATCACTCTTCCCtctctcattgctctcttgctactctAAAAATACATTAAGATTCCGGTAAACATTCAAGTGTTCTTCTTNNNNNNNNNNNNNNNNNNNNNNNNNNNNNNNNNNNNNNNNNNNNNNNNNNNNNNNNNNNNNNNNNNNNNNNNNNNNNNNNNNNNNNNNNNNNNNNNNNNNNNNNNNNNNNNNNNNNNNNNNNNNNNNNNNNNNNNNNNNNNNNNNNNNNNNNNNNNNNNNNNNNNNNNNNNNNNNNNNNNNNNNNNNNNNNNNNNNNNNNNNNNNNNNNNNNNNNNNNNNNNNNNNNNNNNNNNNNNNNNNNNNNNNNNNNNNNNNNNNNNNNNNNNNNNNNNNNNNNNNNNNNNNNNNNNNNNNNNNNNNNNNNNNNNNNNNNNNNNNNNNNNNNNNNNNNNNNNNNNNNNNNNNNNNNNNNNNNNNNNNNNNNNNNNNNNNNNNNNNNNNNNNNNNNNNNNNNNNNNNNNNNNNNNNNNNNNNNNNNNNNNNNNNNNNNNNNNNNNNNNNNNNNNNNNNNNNNNNNNNNNNNNNNNNNNNNNNNNNNNNNNNNNNNNNNNNNNNNNNNNNNNNNNNNNNNNNNNNNNNNNNNNNNNNNNNNNNNNNNNNNNNNNNNNNNNNNNNNNNNNNNNNNNNNNNNNNNNNNNNNNNNNNNNNNNNNNNNNNNNNNNNNNNNNNNNNNNNNNNNNNNNNNNNNNNNNNNNNNNNNNNNNNNNNNNNNNNNNNNNNNNNNNNNNNNNNNNNNNNNNNNNNNNNNNNNNNNNNNNNNNNNNNNNNNNNNNNNNNNNNNNNNNNNNNNNNNNNNNNNNNNNNNNNNNNNNNNNNNNNNNNNNNNNNNNNNNNNNNNNNNNNNNNNNNNNNNNNNNNNNNNatttaagaagttttgtatagcatgtcatattcaaccaatagtagtatatgtcttcggttcctgataattgttagtgactgaacactattttattttaaatcataaaatattttagaaaatacatacctgattttatgcatataatactttgatcttcataacgagatcaaccaaaatatgagctaaagaaaaacaagaactcaCTCTTAATTagatagagactcgtgctgataacgtgttataaaatcaagctcatggcaatataaatataaagagatgaagacaagagaagtaagaTGGAAGATaagactttcttcttattcaagtgtatgtaagtctcatatgtatatattacaatagtgaatgaacaaccctatttatagagtgagaaatcactccaaaggtcaccatattaagtatcataataaatagatacattcttatccaaaaaggttcatgtaacctagtgaatataaatggttgttcatgtactaactttatggactatccacttattcaatgtatttataacagtttattctttatagtttaatttgttatcattatattttttatagatgAAAAAACAATTTGTACAATATAGTGATATAGATGAAAAACTATTTTGTTTcctataaatagtgatggtctCATCTATGTTGTATACAACAAcatatgaacaaaaaaaaatagagtgaaaaagatgagtaatattatattgtgtttatgttgagattattgtagtgaaagagagagttgagacATAGAAAAATATGTCAAGTCTTCAACTATATTCACAATAGAAAAGAGAGTAATTTTATATTGAAGGAAGGTGTTCTTTTTTGGACTTTTGAATTCTTCAAATAATTCGGAGTTGCTTGAGTTGTACGACATGTGTTGGGTTGGTGTATCCTGAAGAGGACAAATCAAGAGTGATACTACTATTTTTGTGTGGATTATGTCATATTGGGCTTAAATTTCCTTAAAACTGATTGTGGAATCGCCTTTCAAGACTGTACTCCTCTTAGTCTAGAAAGTAAACTCGAAAAATCCCAGGATCACCTATAATTAGGGCCAAGTTCTACATGACACCAAGTAGGacgaaaaatgacatgtagaaCATGTGTgcctatttgttcaattttacaCAAGTTTAATTGTCTACTTGTGCAGACCCAAAGTTGAAGAGCATAAATGTAattcgaagccaagttaaagggcatatttatgtatggGTGATAGATGGATGCAAAAGTATATACATAAATACACAtgattatatattgaatttacaAAGTATGTAcactttatatatacatttctCCTtgcttcaaaatttaaattaaagaagaaaaagagtatATGACAACTTAGAACCATatacaaatatagaagaaagaaaacataTCCCTTACAAACTTAGAatcttattttaagtttatgtCAAAAGCTTACCAATAACATGGCTtactattttttgaaaaataaacgaTAGTCTAAGGTATCCACGTTACAAAGTTTTATGTGTACATTCGTACTTGAAAAACGATAGTCTAAGGCATCCATGTTACTTTGTTGAAGTATATACTCGGCCAAAAATCAATGTTGGAGAACAATTCACAATTTTTTCCTGGTCCCTCTGATCCTTTGCCACCACACATATACCATGATCAAGTTTCattaaggcataatacatatattgtaCCCTAAAtttggttttaaattttaactttgatctccaactttcataatgcacaaacaaacactttaacaatccaacttttaaataaataaacacatgagtcctacatggcacaatacacgtaggacaccacgtaggacaaaaaatgacatgtaggatgacatatAGGATAtttgtgtctatttgttcaactttatacaagtttaaatgtctgtttgtgcacatccaaagttgaagggcataaatgtgatttgaagccaagttaaatagcatatttgtgcattatgaaagttggaggtcaaagttaaaatttaaagccAAGTTTatggtccaatatatgtattatgcctaacaTATAACCTGACAATACACATGATTATATCTTTTCATCTAGAAGACGAAAAATTAATTGTAACGCCATTGCCAAGTACATGTGGGATAAAATCGACATTATATGTATAGGGTGATCACGTCTGTGTTCTACCAACTGTTGGCGAGGAAATTTTGAGTTGATCGCAAAAAACTGTCTGGAATAATATCAACAAGTTCCCTACTTTAGTCTCACTTATTGGAAAGCCTTGTCATTGGTTGTCATCCGCAGGTAACTTCATGTGCGTTAAGGACAATGGGAACATATTATGAAGAAAGCTCGAGGCTCCTTTTATTGAGTATGATGTATGGAAAAATGAATATTCTAAATTCAAGGTGACACAAGTTGGGGACTTTATTGCAAAGAAGGCTTTGTTTGTGGAAAGTTACCAAATTCCAACATAATGATAAATAGAGTTCCCAAATATGTGTTTATTAGGTAGAAGTTTCTAGTATTAATTGAAGAACATTGCTATTGTTTCTGTTGAAGTAGCTTATATAATTTGTGTTGTCCTTTTCTTTAATTGATTTGTGAATGTATAATGGTATATAGAAGTgagatttgaatttgatatggatcattttttatgtaaaaatgTGATATTGAATTTCTACGCAACAAGTCATCAGGATTTGGTTGCACCACCATTTGTTGATAGACAGGGTACAGTCACCAAAACTTAATGTTATTGAGAAAAACTCTTTGTTCAACGCAGTAAATATCCACAACTTTTCCTCATAAAATTTGCCTAAAGAACGAACTCCACTAAACTCAAGTGTCCTTTAGATTATAACTATATAACCTAAGGGACTAACTGTAACACAGTATTCTGATTATCCATTACAAAACTTGAATAAAAACAAGTAATTACAACTCAAGAACAAAAAGACTCAAAAACTAATTGTGACTTGCTAAGGACTAGGTTTTTTATCGATATTTGTCAATAATCAAAACTTATTTCACCTCAACTCAATCACTAATAGTGTTATGATGTTGGCCAATAAGGGCACATTTTGTGTCAGATACATATATGTTATATAGACATATTCTCCCATTCTTATATTGTGAAGGTGTTCAATTGTATATATAACGAGTTTAATAGTCTATTTGTATCTTTTAAGAAGCCAAAAGTAACCATTTTCTCCTCTAGTAAAATACACTACATTAGTTAGTCCTAAAAAACGTCTTTATCATTAGTCATCTtctaaaatcaagaaaatgcaCAATTATACTAATGTATGTAGTCACATCCTTAGCTATACGTACACCAATAATAC
This window of the Solanum pennellii chromosome 2, SPENNV200 genome carries:
- the LOC107009937 gene encoding octapeptide-repeat protein T2-like; translated protein: MVIPPEKERDKWRRWGCCGYPCVAAAGRNYCCPSLLLVILQRKEKGDGEEEEGEIGEEERKREKEEAAASGCWLWPAAAVVCLSRRCCCCSGYRWCWPLRRWYLQKEKRKGKRRDGKGRKKKRKERGGRGTTGEGRRRGEGERGEEVGFAAAGRSCLAACRSLLWAGGRRWREWWRRRRREGRKKGRRGKGKEGRRDGRCWAEKGERDGWRGRGGRQEGREAAAGEEGRGRRMG